One window of Acidobacteriota bacterium genomic DNA carries:
- a CDS encoding helix-hairpin-helix domain-containing protein: MKSARRLQDLRSVGKATVKSLAAIGITEVEHLRGQDARRLRRRLEAVTGGRVDPCLQDVFQAAIAQAENPELPPDKCRWYYWSKIRKARLER, encoded by the coding sequence ATGAAAAGCGCGCGACGTCTGCAGGACCTGAGATCAGTGGGCAAGGCGACTGTCAAGAGCCTGGCGGCCATTGGCATAACGGAAGTCGAGCATCTGAGGGGGCAGGACGCGCGCCGGCTACGCCGGCGGCTTGAGGCTGTCACCGGTGGGCGAGTCGATCCGTGCCTTCAGGACGTTTTCCAGGCGGCCATCGCACAGGCAGAGAATCCTGAACTGCCGCCGGACAAATGCCGGTGGTACTACTGGTCGAAAATCCGCAAGGCGCGTCTCGAACGCTAA
- a CDS encoding flavin reductase family protein: MKQSLGATTLVFPTPVWVIGTYNKDGKPNVMTAAWGGVCCSKPPCVTVSLREATYSFGNLMARKAFTVSIPSETYIKEADYIGIASGRDEDKFATTGLTPVKSELVDAPYVAEFPWILECRIIHTHEIGLHTQFIGEIMDVKIEEGMLKGKGVPDVEKVKACLFAPGIRKYYGVGKYLGDGYSLGHRLMKTE; this comes from the coding sequence ATGAAACAATCACTCGGCGCTACAACACTGGTTTTCCCGACGCCCGTCTGGGTGATCGGGACATACAATAAGGACGGCAAACCCAACGTCATGACCGCCGCCTGGGGCGGGGTGTGCTGCTCGAAACCCCCTTGCGTGACCGTCTCGCTTCGAGAGGCCACGTATTCCTTCGGCAACCTCATGGCGCGCAAGGCCTTTACGGTCAGTATCCCGTCTGAAACCTACATCAAAGAAGCTGACTACATCGGCATTGCCTCCGGGCGGGACGAGGACAAGTTCGCCACCACCGGGCTGACCCCGGTCAAAAGCGAGCTTGTGGATGCCCCCTACGTGGCGGAGTTTCCGTGGATTCTGGAGTGCCGGATCATCCACACGCACGAGATCGGGCTGCACACGCAATTCATCGGCGAGATCATGGATGTCAAGATCGAGGAAGGGATGCTCAAGGGAAAAGGCGTCCCCGACGTTGAAAAGGTGAAGGCCTGCCTGTTTGCGCCGGGAATCAGGAAATACTACGGAGTGGGTAAATATCTCGGGGACGGCTATTCGCTTGGCCACAGGTTAATGAAGACCGAGTAG
- a CDS encoding purine-nucleoside phosphorylase: MAREGTHTWDEIHTMLDEATGYVKSRVALEPKIGIILGTGLGSLVDGIEMVGTVDYEKIPHFPVSTVESHAGRLLFGNLKGKPVVCMQGRFHYYEGYAMQQIAFPVRVMKKLGVQSLIVSNAAGGLNPNFKPGDIMLIKDHINFFPDNPLIGPNDNEWGDRFPDMFEVYNCQYQQLAKQIALDQKLRLQVGVYLGLTGPCLETAAEYRMFRTLGADAVGMSTVPEVIAAHHQKTKVLAFSIITDMGLADNMHPCSLEDVIGTASRTEPQLRNLIAGCVKWMEV; encoded by the coding sequence ATGGCACGGGAAGGTACGCATACCTGGGATGAAATCCACACCATGCTGGATGAAGCGACCGGCTACGTAAAAAGCCGGGTTGCACTTGAGCCGAAGATCGGCATTATCCTCGGCACCGGCCTGGGCTCGCTCGTCGACGGCATTGAGATGGTCGGCACCGTCGACTACGAGAAGATCCCCCATTTCCCGGTCTCGACGGTCGAGTCGCACGCCGGCAGGCTGCTTTTCGGCAACCTGAAGGGAAAACCGGTGGTGTGCATGCAGGGCAGATTTCACTACTACGAGGGGTACGCCATGCAGCAGATCGCCTTCCCGGTGCGGGTGATGAAGAAGCTCGGCGTACAGAGCCTGATCGTCTCGAACGCCGCCGGCGGCCTGAACCCCAACTTCAAACCGGGCGACATCATGCTGATCAAAGACCACATCAACTTCTTCCCGGACAACCCCCTGATCGGGCCGAACGACAACGAATGGGGCGACCGCTTCCCGGACATGTTCGAGGTCTACAACTGCCAGTATCAGCAACTGGCCAAACAGATCGCCCTGGACCAGAAACTTCGCCTCCAGGTGGGTGTGTATCTCGGCCTGACCGGACCATGCCTGGAGACGGCCGCAGAGTACCGCATGTTCCGCACGCTCGGCGCCGATGCCGTGGGCATGTCGACGGTGCCGGAAGTAATTGCAGCGCATCACCAGAAGACCAAAGTCCTGGCGTTCTCGATCATCACCGACATGGGGCTGGCCGACAACATGCATCCCTGTTCACTCGAGGACGTAATCGGCACCGCCTCGCGGACCGAGCCGCAACTTCGCAACCTGATCGCCGGCTGCGTCAAATGGATGGAGGTGTGA
- a CDS encoding DivIVA domain-containing protein, whose translation MDLTPNDIRNYEFPTQLRGYEKDAVDECMEQVAASLETAKQENLRLSMEIESLKSQLAGLKQFEDTIKNAAIDARRNADITMANARQEGESLLAQAKKEAENVLEIRSRQITDIEEKVAQLNLTKKSYMSKLKGLISSHLELVEEIAQSTPTRTDEDALDITDSAEVQAKTRETIATPPSRQEGIKTEEANAPGEIRPVMPDEEMEALAGQPPEEQTAEIEKAIDPELAAALESYKRSARLQPAEEEEPAVAPTPAPGAVVETTKRAEDIPNGFVAHGAEEKNKSTDKIGLAPEAQDQPTEHNVIDMDNSAPKEQPGAPDNIADDLDEVARKFEEEMDKAAKS comes from the coding sequence ATGGACCTGACGCCGAATGATATTCGGAACTACGAGTTTCCGACGCAACTCCGTGGCTACGAGAAGGATGCCGTTGACGAGTGCATGGAGCAGGTTGCCGCCTCCCTTGAAACGGCCAAGCAGGAGAATCTCCGGCTGTCGATGGAAATCGAGTCACTCAAAAGTCAACTGGCCGGTCTGAAGCAGTTCGAGGATACCATCAAGAACGCCGCTATCGACGCCCGCCGCAACGCCGACATTACCATGGCCAACGCCAGGCAGGAAGGCGAGTCTCTTCTGGCCCAGGCCAAGAAGGAAGCGGAAAACGTGCTCGAAATCCGGTCCCGGCAAATCACCGATATCGAGGAAAAAGTCGCCCAGCTCAATCTGACCAAGAAGTCCTATATGTCCAAGCTAAAGGGCCTGATAAGCTCACACCTGGAGCTTGTCGAAGAAATCGCCCAGTCTACGCCCACGCGTACTGACGAGGACGCCCTGGATATCACGGACTCAGCCGAGGTGCAGGCGAAAACTCGCGAGACAATTGCCACACCGCCCTCCAGGCAGGAGGGGATAAAGACCGAAGAAGCCAACGCTCCCGGCGAAATCAGACCGGTCATGCCGGATGAGGAGATGGAGGCTCTGGCCGGGCAGCCGCCAGAGGAGCAAACCGCAGAAATCGAGAAAGCGATAGATCCTGAGCTGGCCGCCGCGCTGGAGAGCTACAAGAGATCGGCGCGATTACAACCGGCCGAGGAGGAAGAACCGGCAGTCGCCCCCACCCCGGCACCGGGCGCCGTGGTCGAGACGACCAAACGGGCCGAGGATATCCCGAACGGTTTCGTGGCACACGGAGCCGAAGAGAAGAACAAATCCACCGATAAGATCGGGCTGGCGCCGGAAGCCCAGGACCAGCCGACTGAGCACAACGTCATAGACATGGATAACTCCGCGCCCAAGGAGCAGCCGGGCGCCCCGGACAACATAGCGGACGACCTTGACGAGGTGGCCCGGAAGTTCGAAGAGGAAATGGACAAGGCTGCCAAAAGCTAA
- a CDS encoding YggS family pyridoxal phosphate-dependent enzyme produces the protein MKETILQNLTELHGQIADACEAYDRDMDDITIVAVTKTHPPGIIRTVVACGIHNIGESRLQEAEPKIQEVGPIARFHLVGHLQTNKVKKAVDLFDVIQSVDSPRLAAEINRRAAEADRVIECYVQVNTSGEEQKSGVEPDDALGLLEQILPLPNVNVSGLMTVGPLTDDEARIGAAFARCRKLFEKGRSLAGDQFDVLSMGMTGDFPIAIREGSTMIRIGTGIFGPRPPRD, from the coding sequence ATGAAAGAGACAATACTACAGAACCTGACCGAACTGCACGGTCAGATCGCTGATGCCTGCGAAGCGTACGATAGAGATATGGATGACATCACTATCGTCGCAGTCACCAAGACCCACCCTCCCGGAATCATCAGGACGGTCGTCGCCTGCGGCATTCACAACATTGGGGAAAGCCGCCTGCAGGAGGCGGAGCCCAAAATACAGGAGGTCGGTCCCATCGCCCGTTTCCACCTGGTCGGGCACCTTCAGACCAACAAGGTCAAGAAGGCGGTGGATCTGTTTGACGTCATCCAATCCGTGGACTCACCGCGACTGGCGGCGGAAATCAACCGGCGGGCGGCCGAAGCCGACCGCGTCATCGAATGCTACGTGCAGGTCAACACGTCCGGCGAGGAACAGAAGTCCGGGGTTGAACCGGACGACGCCCTCGGGCTGCTGGAGCAGATCCTGCCCTTACCCAACGTCAATGTCTCCGGCCTGATGACCGTTGGACCGCTGACCGACGACGAGGCCCGAATCGGGGCGGCTTTCGCGCGCTGCCGGAAACTCTTCGAGAAGGGTCGGTCTCTTGCGGGCGATCAGTTCGACGTGCTCTCAATGGGGATGACGGGAGACTTTCCGATTGCGATCCGCGAAGGTTCGACGATGATACGCATCGGCACCGGCATTTTCGGCCCCCGTCCGCCCCGCGATTAG